In Streptomyces sclerotialus, one genomic interval encodes:
- a CDS encoding SRPBCC domain-containing protein: protein MEHEVYVPFPVGTVRQALTEPERLARCVPGAQLDADPASGVPEGRLRLRVGGSTITYRGSLRVTPRDGEADAFDAEVRGTEVRGDGFAELDLTVRVASDEGGKGTTLSCTAAVRSGGRLAAASDDAVRAAGHRLLDRFVTTLTEDLSLRPVAAGEPDGPTGPTGPGAAAGATTAADGTAVFAGGPADASGASDARGAETDAEGGEEALAEESAVAGENVPSGEDALAEADVEDAADADGLDGTGGLDGTDGLDGTREPGAEDDPADVTGGDDADVDDGDEAGDLVDAPPRPGVFETEIPPSSLDPLAEEELGMPAEPPAEAAHARRTMIGRSAEEVDHAPPRGRYAPVPAPDTSTASATLRWAAPAAAVVLASAVVVGRALRRRR, encoded by the coding sequence ATGGAGCATGAGGTGTACGTTCCGTTTCCCGTCGGTACGGTGCGGCAGGCGCTCACCGAGCCGGAACGCCTGGCCCGCTGCGTCCCGGGCGCCCAGCTCGACGCGGACCCCGCATCCGGAGTTCCGGAGGGCCGGCTGCGGCTGCGGGTCGGCGGCTCCACCATCACCTACCGCGGGTCGCTGCGGGTGACCCCGCGGGACGGCGAAGCGGATGCCTTCGACGCCGAGGTCCGGGGCACGGAGGTACGCGGCGACGGCTTCGCCGAGCTGGACCTCACCGTCCGGGTGGCGTCCGACGAGGGCGGCAAGGGCACGACGCTCTCCTGCACCGCCGCCGTACGGTCCGGCGGCCGGCTCGCGGCCGCCTCGGACGACGCCGTCCGCGCGGCCGGCCACCGCCTCCTGGACCGCTTCGTCACCACCCTCACCGAAGACCTGTCGCTCCGGCCGGTGGCCGCGGGAGAGCCGGACGGGCCGACCGGGCCGACCGGGCCGGGGGCGGCGGCCGGGGCCACGACGGCGGCGGACGGTACGGCGGTGTTCGCGGGGGGACCGGCGGATGCTTCAGGGGCGTCGGATGCGCGGGGCGCCGAGACGGACGCCGAGGGGGGTGAGGAGGCGCTTGCCGAGGAGTCCGCGGTCGCCGGGGAGAACGTGCCCTCCGGGGAGGACGCGCTTGCCGAGGCGGACGTCGAGGACGCGGCGGACGCCGACGGTCTGGACGGTACAGGCGGCCTGGACGGCACGGACGGTCTGGACGGCACCAGGGAGCCGGGCGCCGAGGATGACCCCGCCGACGTCACCGGTGGGGACGACGCCGACGTGGACGACGGCGACGAGGCGGGCGACCTCGTGGACGCACCGCCCCGGCCCGGCGTCTTCGAGACCGAGATCCCGCCCTCCTCGCTGGACCCGCTCGCCGAGGAGGAGCTGGGCATGCCGGCCGAGCCGCCCGCCGAGGCCGCGCACGCCCGCCGCACGATGATCGGCCGCAGCGCGGAGGAGGTCGACCACGCCCCGCCGCGCGGCCGCTACGCCCCCGTGCCCGCGCCCGACACCTCCACCGCCTCGGCCACCCTCCGCTGGGCGGCCCCCGCGGCCGCCGTCGTCCTGGCCTCCGCCGTCGTGGTCGGCCGGGCCCTGCGCCGCCGCCGCTGA